From Candidatus Delongbacteria bacterium, one genomic window encodes:
- a CDS encoding DNA-binding protein produces the protein MQYWGNKEILSHKKTAFLSSQKCPAEVILKSYDWAKEQRETGNCIICGNHSQIEKDVFEILLKGEQPLILVLPRSLKKRWEPRILKAVNQNRLLVISPFDDNSNSRIIRENAIKKNETIISLGNKIVVGFKSKNGQLEKLLKEIEHKQL, from the coding sequence ATGCAATACTGGGGGAATAAAGAAATATTGAGCCATAAAAAAACCGCATTTCTCAGTTCACAAAAATGTCCGGCAGAGGTTATCCTTAAAAGCTACGATTGGGCAAAAGAGCAAAGAGAAACAGGAAATTGCATTATCTGTGGCAACCACTCCCAAATAGAAAAAGATGTTTTTGAGATATTATTGAAAGGAGAACAACCTTTAATTCTCGTTCTGCCAAGAAGCCTAAAGAAGAGATGGGAACCTAGAATTTTAAAGGCAGTTAATCAAAACAGGTTATTGGTTATTAGCCCATTTGATGATAATTCAAATAGTAGAATAATCCGTGAAAATGCCATTAAGAAAAATGAAACTATTATTTCATTGGGAAATAAAATAGTTGTTGGATTTAAATCTAAAAATGGGCAACTGGAAAAATTATTAAAAGAAATTGAACATAAACAATTATAG